From one Dermacentor silvarum isolate Dsil-2018 chromosome 3, BIME_Dsil_1.4, whole genome shotgun sequence genomic stretch:
- the LOC125944323 gene encoding uncharacterized protein LOC125944323, translating to MSSIGAASAAQQGRGIRNFGSEDPDYQVLLPQLPTGRIVLNTLFLHADVRARPYRVEHFRDALASLGLLPDVIALGAYQMSHVWAVTFKSDEGVKRLASAKEVKVNEHRCIVVDPANQAVRLKLHWMLHNVTDEDIRTALSPYGKVTDVFREKWRVHGVQDKASSTRAVSLVLKTGMTVEDLPHQLRVAGEQALVVVPGRAPLCLKCRNTGHVRRDCRVPRCAVCRRYGHDETECVKTYASVTGPALREDVADLLMDEADVDESFRAQVLPADTFATPTEQAYIASKVATVVTTEQKAAVQTSDGKGKEETAIELASAGASTAEHGPATAMMDVADTSASMCGYEESKGRNERPRGGI from the coding sequence ATGAGCTCcataggagcggcttcagcggcccagcagGGCCGCGGTATCAGGAATTTTGGCTCAGAAGACCCGGACTATCAAGTTTTGCTGCCTCAACTGCCTACAGGTCGGATTGTTTTAAATACATTGTTTTTACATGCTGATGTGCGTGCCAGGCCGTATCGGGTGGAGCACTTCCGCGACGCACTGGCTAGCTTAGGCCTACTGCCGGATGTTATCGCCCTAGGGGCGTATCAAATGAGCCACGTTTGGGCAGTGACTTTCAAGAGCGATGAAGGTGTCAAAAGGCTTGCAAGCGCCAAGGAAGTAAAAGTGAATGAACATCGGTGCATCGTGGTTGATCCAGCAAACCAGGCCGTGCGGCTGAAGCTGCATTGGATGTTACACAACGTGACGGACGAGGACATACGCACCGCCCTTTCACCGTACGGGAAGGTCACGGACGTCTTCCGGGAGAAATGGCGTGTCCACGGAGTGCAAGATAAAGCATCCTCAACGCGTGCGGTGTCGTTGGTTTTGAAGACGGGTATGaccgtggaagacctgcctcatcAACTTCGTGTCGCTGGTGAGCAGGCCTTAGTTGTTGTACCAGGCAGAGCACCACTTTGCCTGAAATGCCGAAACACCGGTCATGTTCGACGTGACTGTCGCGTCCCGAGATGTGCTGTTTGCCGGCGCTACGGCCATGATGAGACGGAGTGTGTTAAGACCTACGCGTCCGTAACGGGACCGGCGCTTCGGGAGGACGTGGCTGACCTGTTAATGGATGAAGCAGACGTGGATGAGTCTTTCCGTGCGCAAGTTCTGCCGGCCGACACATTTGCGACGCCCACTGAGCAGGCTTACATAGCCTCGAAGGTGGCAACTGTAGTAACTACTGAACAGAAAGCTGCAGTGCAGAcaagtgacggaaaaggcaaagaagaaaCGGCCATAGAACTCGCCTCTGCCGGGGCGAGTACAGCAGAGCACGGGCCAGCAACTGCAATGATGGACGTCGCAGACACGAGTGCAAGCATGTGCGGCTACGAAGAGAGCAAGGGACGTAACGAGCGGCCAAGAGGAGGAATTTGA